A segment of the Streptomyces sp. L2 genome:
GTGACGCCTCGGGCGCCGGTGTGGTGTGTCGGCTGCGGGGCGGTGGGGGTTCTCGCGCAGTTCCCCGCGTCCCTTTCGGGGCGCTGCTGTCGAAGGCGTTGCCTTCGCGCCCGAAGGCTGTGGGACTTCATGTCCCGTCCTTGTTGGACAATGGGCGGTATGCCTTCCGCACTTCCCGATGGTGAGCCTGTTCCCGGTGATGGGGCGCTGCCGGACTCCGCGCTCGCCGGGGTCGCCGGGCGGCCCCTCGGGTTCTATCTGCATGTGCCGTACTGCGCGACCAGGTGCGGCTACTGCGACTTCAACACCTACACGGCGACCGAGCTGCGCGGCACGGGCGGGGTGCTGGCGTCCCGGGACAACTACGCGGACACGCTGATCGAGGAGGTCCGCCTCGCCCGCAAGGTGCTCGGCGACGACCCGCGCGCGGTGCGTACGGTGTTCGTCGGGGGCGGTACGCCGACCCTGCTGGCGGCCGGGGACCTCGTACGGATGCTGGGGGCGATCCGCGACGAGTTCGGGCTGGCGCCGGACGCCGAGGTCACCACGGAGGCCAACCCCGAGTCCGTCGACCCGGCGTACCTCGCCACCCTCCGCGAGGGCGGCTTCAACCGGATCTCCTTCGGGATGCAGAGCGCCAGGCAGCACGTGCTGCGCGTGCTCGACCGCACCCACACCCCGGGCCGCCCCGAGGCCTGCGTCGCCGAGGCCCGCGCGGCCGGGTTCGAGCACGTCAACCTGGATCTGATCTACGGCACCCCGGGGGAGAGCGACGACGACTGGCGCGCCTCCCTGGAGGCGGCCCTCGGCGCGGCCCCGGACCACATCAGCGCCTACGCCCTCATCGTCGAGGAGGGCACCCAGCTCGCCCGCCGCATCCGCCGGGGCGAGGTCCCGATGACCGACGACGACGTGCACGCCGACCGGTACCTGATCGCCGAGGAGACCCTCGCGGCGGCCGGCTTCGACTGGTACGAGGTGTCCAACTGGGCCACCTCCGAGGCGGGCCGCTGCCTGCACAACGAGCTGTACTGGCGCGGCGCCGACTGGTGGGGCGCCGGACCGGGCGCGCACAGTCACGTCGGCGGCGTGCGCTGGTGGAACGTGAAGCACCCGGGGGCGTACGCGGCGGCCCTCGCCTCCGGGCGTTCCCCGGGCGCCGGACGCGAACTGCTCTCGGCGGAGGACCGGCGCGTGGAGCGCATCCTGCTGGAGCTGCGGCTCAGGGAGGGCGCCCCGCTGTCCCTGCTGCGCGAGCAGGGTCTCGCGGCCTCCAGGCGGGCCCTCGCGGACGGACTGCTCCAGCAGGGGCCGTACGACGACGGCCGTGCCGTGCTGACCCTGCGCGGGCGGCTGCTGGCGGACGCGGTGGTGCGGGACCTCGTGGACTGACGGAGCCGGCCCGCAGGGGGAGACTCAGGGCACGGTCACGAAGTCGATGAGGCGCTCCACCGACCCCAGCAGCTCCGGTTCCAGGTCCCGGTAGGAGCCCACGCGGGCCAGGATCGCCTGCCAGACCGCGCCGGTGTTGTCCGACGGCCAGCCCAGCGCCCGGCACACGCCCGTCTTCCAGTCCTGGCCGTGCGGGACGCGCGGCCAGCCGGGGATGTCCAGGGACGACGGCTTCACCGCCTCCCAGATGTCGATGTACGGGTGGCCCACGACCAGCGCGTGCTCGCTCGTCACCGACTCGGCGATCCGCCACTCCTTCGTGCCCGGCAGCAGATGGTCCACGAGTACGCCGAGGCGGGCGTCAGGGCCGGGAGCGAACTCGGCGACGATCGAGGGCAGGTCGTCCACGCCCTCCAGGTACTCCACGACCACGCCCTCGATGCGCAGGTCGTCGCCCCACACCTTCTCGACCAGCTCGGCGTCGTGCCGGCCCTCCACGTAGATGCGGCCGGCGCGGGCCACCCGGGCGCGGGCACCGGGTACGGCGACCGAACCGGACGCCGTACGGGTGGGACGCACCGGAGCGGAGGAGGACGACGGGCGTACGAGCGTCACCACGCGCCCCTCCAGCAGGAAGCCGCGCGGCTCCAGCGGGAACACCCGGTGCTTGCCGAAGCGGTCCTCCAGGGTCACCGTGGCCGCCTCGCAGCGGACCACCGCCCCGCAGAAGCCGGAGCCGGGCTCCTCCACCACCAGACCGGGCTCCGCCGGAACCTCCGGGACGGGCTTCGGTTTCTTCCAGGGGGGAGTGAGGTCGGAGGAGTACTGGCGCATTCGGATGACGATAGGAGAAGCGGCGCGCCCGCACGCACGACACGCCGAAGCCGGGCGGCGGCGCGGCTCAGCTCACGCCGAAACGCGCCGCCAGCGCGTCCCGTTGACGTCGCACGAAGGCCGCGTCCACCACCGCTCCGTGACCGGGGACGTACAGCGCGTCCGGGCCGCCCAGCGCCAGCAGCCGGTCCAGGGCGTCGGGCCAGCGGGACGGTACGGCGTCCGGGCCGGCCTGCGGCTCGCCCGACTCCTCGACCAGATCGCCGCAGAACACCACCTCCGGGT
Coding sequences within it:
- the hemW gene encoding radical SAM family heme chaperone HemW, with product MPSALPDGEPVPGDGALPDSALAGVAGRPLGFYLHVPYCATRCGYCDFNTYTATELRGTGGVLASRDNYADTLIEEVRLARKVLGDDPRAVRTVFVGGGTPTLLAAGDLVRMLGAIRDEFGLAPDAEVTTEANPESVDPAYLATLREGGFNRISFGMQSARQHVLRVLDRTHTPGRPEACVAEARAAGFEHVNLDLIYGTPGESDDDWRASLEAALGAAPDHISAYALIVEEGTQLARRIRRGEVPMTDDDVHADRYLIAEETLAAAGFDWYEVSNWATSEAGRCLHNELYWRGADWWGAGPGAHSHVGGVRWWNVKHPGAYAAALASGRSPGAGRELLSAEDRRVERILLELRLREGAPLSLLREQGLAASRRALADGLLQQGPYDDGRAVLTLRGRLLADAVVRDLVD
- a CDS encoding DUF3097 domain-containing protein, with protein sequence MRQYSSDLTPPWKKPKPVPEVPAEPGLVVEEPGSGFCGAVVRCEAATVTLEDRFGKHRVFPLEPRGFLLEGRVVTLVRPSSSSAPVRPTRTASGSVAVPGARARVARAGRIYVEGRHDAELVEKVWGDDLRIEGVVVEYLEGVDDLPSIVAEFAPGPDARLGVLVDHLLPGTKEWRIAESVTSEHALVVGHPYIDIWEAVKPSSLDIPGWPRVPHGQDWKTGVCRALGWPSDNTGAVWQAILARVGSYRDLEPELLGSVERLIDFVTVP